A stretch of Janibacter endophyticus DNA encodes these proteins:
- a CDS encoding helix-turn-helix domain-containing protein yields the protein MSRHAVPFDGEALRAARVRRGLTQHELARLVGVAGGERVSRWELGLTRPRAVMIGRLASVLEVPVADLVPSESATADLRELRMRAGLSPRDLAEAAHTSVSTVQRWESGRTRRPLPESTLQALATALGVRVEDMAEAISQARQA from the coding sequence ATGTCCAGACATGCGGTCCCGTTCGACGGGGAGGCGCTCCGTGCGGCCAGAGTTCGAAGAGGCCTGACCCAGCACGAGCTCGCCCGTCTTGTTGGCGTCGCTGGCGGAGAGCGTGTCTCGCGGTGGGAGCTGGGTCTGACGAGGCCGCGCGCCGTCATGATCGGTCGGCTTGCCTCCGTTTTGGAGGTGCCTGTCGCAGATCTGGTGCCCAGCGAGAGCGCAACCGCGGACCTGCGCGAGCTGCGCATGCGGGCGGGCCTTTCTCCGAGGGATCTTGCGGAGGCTGCTCATACGTCCGTCTCCACCGTGCAGCGGTGGGAGTCCGGGCGCACCCGTCGACCGCTTCCGGAGTCCACGCTCCAGGCGCTTGCGACGGCGCTGGGTGTCAGGGTCGAAGACATGGCTGAGGCCATCTCCCAAGCTCGGCAGGCCTGA
- a CDS encoding tyrosine-type recombinase/integrase — translation MLRSTSEFGEYARLWLENRDLKPRTRYLYGRLLERFILPTFGQMSMRDITPPVVRVWHSQLELDHPTQRSHAYSLLRAILATAVADEIIDANPCRVRGAGSTSRARRVEPASLSELEVLVRTMPERYQALVLLAAWCGLRFGEVTELRRHDIDLNAEVVQVRRGVVRIAGEVTVGTPKSQAGIRGVAIPPHLIPALVDHLEQHVEPQPDALVFASVGNPQAQVHPNTIYRHWYRARDAAGRPDLRIHDLRHTGAVLAAQAGATLAELMARLGHSTPQAALRYQHAARGRDSEIAGALSRMAQGGTGGPT, via the coding sequence GTGCTGAGGTCGACCTCTGAGTTCGGCGAGTACGCGCGGCTTTGGTTGGAGAACCGCGACCTCAAGCCGCGAACGCGGTATCTGTACGGCCGGCTCCTCGAGCGATTCATCCTTCCGACCTTCGGGCAAATGTCGATGCGGGACATCACGCCCCCGGTCGTGCGTGTCTGGCACAGCCAACTCGAGCTCGACCACCCGACTCAGCGATCCCACGCTTACAGCCTGCTCCGGGCGATCCTCGCGACGGCGGTCGCCGACGAGATCATCGATGCCAACCCGTGCCGGGTCCGCGGAGCCGGTTCCACCTCCCGAGCGCGGCGGGTGGAGCCCGCATCACTGAGCGAACTCGAGGTGCTAGTCCGAACCATGCCGGAGCGATACCAAGCGTTGGTACTGCTCGCGGCATGGTGTGGCCTGCGCTTCGGTGAGGTCACCGAGCTGCGCCGGCACGACATCGACCTCAACGCCGAGGTGGTCCAGGTGCGTCGAGGGGTCGTGCGTATCGCTGGCGAGGTCACCGTTGGGACGCCGAAGAGCCAGGCCGGCATCCGAGGGGTGGCGATCCCACCGCACCTCATCCCGGCACTGGTCGACCACCTTGAGCAGCACGTCGAGCCGCAGCCTGACGCGCTCGTTTTCGCATCTGTTGGCAACCCGCAGGCCCAGGTGCATCCCAACACCATTTATCGGCACTGGTACCGCGCCCGCGACGCGGCGGGTCGACCGGACCTGCGCATCCATGACCTGCGGCACACCGGTGCGGTCCTGGCTGCACAGGCCGGAGCGACCCTTGCGGAGCTCATGGCCAGACTGGGCCACTCCACCCCCCAGGCGGCACTGCGCTACCAGCACGCCGCGCGCGGCCGCGACTCAGAGATCGCGGGTGCGCTCTCGAGAATGGCCCAAGGCGGTACAGGTGGGCCCACGTGA
- a CDS encoding SAF domain-containing protein, translated as MLSLVSVLGALAAYMGVQQLTDTEQALAIAQDVPAGEVITEADLTRVEVSSDLPVLTSASQVVGKQARSALPAGTLLNSGLVGGSNVANGNVIVPVPAKVGQFPRGLAPGTQVSLVPSKRDNSGELPTVPAIDATVVGVSPPDTATGVTVVDVAVSEAAGHDVARLGSDNGLTVIIRVGVQ; from the coding sequence GTGCTCAGCCTGGTCAGTGTCCTGGGCGCCTTGGCCGCGTACATGGGCGTGCAGCAGCTGACCGATACCGAGCAGGCCCTGGCGATCGCGCAGGACGTGCCTGCTGGGGAGGTCATCACCGAGGCAGACCTGACCCGTGTCGAGGTCTCCTCGGATCTGCCCGTGCTGACCTCCGCCTCTCAGGTCGTGGGCAAGCAGGCGCGGTCTGCGCTACCGGCCGGCACGCTCCTGAACTCCGGCCTGGTGGGAGGGTCCAACGTCGCCAACGGCAACGTGATCGTCCCGGTCCCGGCCAAGGTGGGGCAGTTCCCCCGAGGCCTGGCTCCTGGCACCCAGGTGTCCTTGGTCCCGTCCAAGCGCGACAACTCCGGCGAGCTGCCGACTGTGCCCGCGATCGATGCCACCGTGGTCGGCGTCAGCCCGCCCGATACCGCGACCGGCGTCACTGTCGTCGATGTTGCGGTCTCCGAGGCTGCCGGTCACGACGTGGCCCGCCTGGGTTCGGACAACGGACTGACGGTCATCATCCGGGTGGGTGTCCAGTGA
- a CDS encoding ketopantoate reductase family protein: MTSRRRSPLLAVTSGAAPRSPPGTRTSPASPPSGWPDAHHSAGVLGAGALGTIYAAHLSRAGIDVAFVATESRADRLSRGDLTVNGASVDIPATPRPAGTPPSTSPSSRSWRSSSRTPSTRPAEPYEAGSIAESWRQQPGNPAYGTDLTLDELPDALARADVERAPRRRDLVVAVFAERLGTGPTPDAEWGVAVSRPAQRLALTVVVIHE; this comes from the coding sequence GTGACGTCGAGGCGACGATCACCCTTGCTCGCGGTGACGAGCGGGGCAGCGCCACGGTCACCACCGGGGACGAGGACCTCACCTGCCTCACCACCGTCAGGCTGGCCTGATGCCCATCACTCGGCCGGGGTCCTCGGCGCCGGCGCTCTCGGCACGATATACGCCGCCCACCTCTCGCGCGCCGGGATCGACGTCGCCTTCGTCGCCACCGAGTCCCGGGCCGATCGGCTAAGCCGGGGTGACCTCACCGTCAACGGCGCCTCCGTGGACATCCCGGCGACCCCACGGCCGGCCGGCACACCCCCTTCGACCTCGCCCTCGTCGCGGTCATGGCGCAGCAGCTCGAGGACTCCCTCGACCAGACCGGCCGAGCCCTACGAGGCCGGCTCGATTGCTGAGTCATGGCGTCAGCAGCCAGGCAACCCCGCCTACGGCACCGACCTCACGCTGGACGAGTTGCCCGACGCTCTGGCCCGCGCGGATGTCGAGCGGGCCCCGCGTCGACGTGACCTGGTGGTGGCAGTGTTCGCCGAGCGGTTGGGTACTGGGCCCACCCCGGACGCCGAGTGGGGCGTGGCGGTGTCGCGCCCTGCTCAACGGCTGGCGCTAACCGTCGTCGTCATCCACGAGTAG
- a CDS encoding helix-turn-helix domain-containing protein, translating into MTTIHEPRRYESLSAAAERTGLSVKTLRRRIAEGRLPAYRSGPRSIRVDPADVNRLMVRIPTATT; encoded by the coding sequence ATGACCACCATCCACGAGCCGCGCCGCTACGAAAGCCTTTCCGCCGCCGCCGAACGCACTGGTCTCAGCGTCAAGACGCTCCGGCGCCGCATCGCGGAGGGCCGCCTGCCGGCCTACCGCAGCGGTCCGCGCTCTATCCGGGTCGACCCCGCCGACGTGAATCGACTCATGGTGCGAATCCCCACCGCGACCACCTGA